One segment of Leptospirillum ferrooxidans C2-3 DNA contains the following:
- a CDS encoding Slp family lipoprotein, giving the protein MCRRFDRKEKLLYTVGLYFFLGACAFLNPPVFTEKQLSGVVTDLDPSSIIRDYKEIAGETVLIGGTIGEIRNTRERGFMEVNLYPLNNDMRPEKSMSPSGLVLLRFDGPINRFALTSGQRVTAIGKVMAMRRPVPDGDHLLRLVVIDVGDPNHLHTWPTREQQTGGMPGLNSNPGLMPSPGMGGH; this is encoded by the coding sequence ATGTGTAGGCGTTTTGATCGAAAAGAGAAACTGTTATACACGGTTGGTCTCTATTTTTTCTTGGGAGCATGTGCTTTTTTGAACCCTCCTGTCTTTACTGAAAAGCAGCTTTCCGGAGTTGTTACGGACCTCGATCCTTCTTCGATTATCCGGGACTACAAGGAGATTGCCGGAGAGACAGTCTTGATCGGAGGAACCATTGGCGAGATCCGGAACACCAGGGAGAGGGGATTCATGGAGGTCAATCTGTATCCCCTGAACAATGACATGAGACCCGAAAAATCCATGTCTCCGTCCGGTCTTGTCTTATTGCGGTTCGATGGGCCAATCAACCGTTTTGCCCTGACCTCCGGCCAACGGGTGACCGCCATCGGGAAGGTCATGGCCATGCGTCGGCCGGTTCCGGATGGAGATCATCTCCTGAGGCTTGTTGTGATCGATGTTGGTGACCCGAACCATTTGCATACCTGGCCGACGAGAGAGCAGCAGACGGGCGGTATGCCCGGACTCAATTCCAATCCGGGACTGATGCCTTCACCTGGCATGGGAGGACACTAG
- a CDS encoding DUF4912 domain-containing protein has translation MFSANWLRSSSSSDHLLRAPLDSSHKIPEGTAWKKPLGFIREESRLTLWPVDPYRIFASVRIANSDQRFNHRVITSLIIRVLDITHSPYASGDEFEDQTNHQHWESLFNTASYTFDIALAGATSWYIPLWDSERIFTAFLGGYPTDAPGTFRSILKSNVIRTPSGKVHPGVGILHHHYGQERKESIFIASGDSFLKGASEVDTFHHFPGSSERHLASGPQKNLPSSSEYRSRA, from the coding sequence ATGTTTTCGGCAAACTGGCTAAGAAGCTCTTCCTCAAGTGACCATCTCTTGAGGGCTCCCCTTGACTCTTCCCATAAGATCCCTGAAGGAACAGCCTGGAAAAAGCCTCTTGGCTTCATAAGGGAGGAATCCCGACTGACCCTTTGGCCGGTCGACCCATACCGGATCTTTGCCTCCGTGAGGATCGCAAACTCCGACCAAAGGTTCAACCACAGGGTGATCACGTCACTCATCATAAGGGTTCTGGATATCACCCACTCTCCCTATGCCTCCGGAGACGAGTTCGAGGACCAGACCAACCATCAGCACTGGGAAAGTCTTTTCAATACCGCAAGCTACACTTTCGACATTGCCCTCGCCGGAGCAACATCCTGGTATATTCCTCTTTGGGATTCCGAGCGGATATTCACCGCTTTTCTGGGAGGCTATCCGACGGACGCGCCGGGAACATTTCGATCCATTTTAAAGTCCAATGTGATCAGGACACCTTCGGGAAAGGTCCATCCTGGTGTCGGCATTTTGCACCACCACTATGGACAGGAACGAAAAGAATCGATTTTCATAGCCTCCGGAGACTCCTTCCTGAAAGGAGCTTCAGAAGTGGACACTTTTCATCACTTTCCCGGCAGCTCCGAGAGACATCTCGCTTCCGGCCCCCAAAAAAATCTTCCATCCTCTTCAGAATACAGGAGTCGTGCATGA
- a CDS encoding PspA/IM30 family protein, which produces MSLYERFRTIFLANANTVADHLEDPAAMMAQQMRALDDKLQKAQGELVKAVAEIKLLEQKIRDDESQVALYQERAEKAVKAGNDDLAKRALVEKSRLSADLSEMTRQRDEQQKVVSEIEGDLSKLRDMHDEFARKQSMLSLREERAQASQEVNSIRAEIDPGHLGSEMKRMTDKIDMMEAQAQATREIADRQSGADLDTAFRELDKKSPDIDSELSNLKKTLGAP; this is translated from the coding sequence ATGAGCCTTTATGAGCGCTTTCGAACCATTTTTCTGGCCAATGCCAATACCGTGGCAGATCACCTCGAAGATCCTGCTGCCATGATGGCCCAACAGATGAGAGCACTGGATGACAAGCTTCAAAAGGCCCAGGGAGAGCTGGTGAAGGCGGTGGCCGAAATCAAGCTTCTCGAACAGAAAATCCGAGACGATGAATCCCAGGTCGCCCTCTATCAGGAGCGGGCGGAAAAAGCCGTCAAAGCGGGGAATGACGATCTGGCAAAAAGAGCTCTTGTGGAAAAAAGCCGGCTTTCGGCCGATCTTTCCGAAATGACCAGGCAGCGGGATGAACAGCAAAAAGTGGTCTCCGAAATTGAGGGGGATCTTTCAAAGCTGAGGGACATGCATGACGAGTTCGCACGAAAACAGTCCATGCTTTCTCTGCGGGAAGAGAGGGCACAGGCCTCCCAGGAGGTCAACAGCATTCGTGCAGAGATCGACCCCGGCCATCTTGGCTCTGAAATGAAACGGATGACAGACAAGATCGACATGATGGAAGCACAGGCACAGGCAACAAGAGAGATTGCGGATCGACAATCCGGAGCCGACCTGGACACCGCCTTCCGGGAACTGGACAAAAAGTCCCCGGATATCGACTCAGAGCTTTCCAATCTCAAGAAAACCCTTGGTGCCCCCTGA
- a CDS encoding tetratricopeptide repeat protein, with the protein MVPPDMGKRNHRLKPARINPLTAFLFFVFLFLMPPNAMAAQTFEDGLTLYHQGNLEAAFNVFRDLHQSHPTGTGKLLYFMALSSNRLHRHHEALRYLDGAIQTNPSLSFARNKAHVKTLRERLVRETSQFSPDSSGNRLPPPVSSLSGLSPEPSHGGHSTLMIAMIVVFAIALLIFVAGRLGEKKKNELQNQTKRQMEETGARLIAAIDKLREEKSYYLLDHPDQKNLLEKAFANLDTSYVRVLTIMKEADTQGTDWEDRNRRFEAALAPVDEAIRQIRFIMEPGSAALPPSGETPVPPSVNMHPNAENQPLTGGSDPSKCIFDGNDATNGRTISLERDGKVAFVRVCPKCLSEMESNYQRTGNYAPPQNAFGGGMGFMGGGMGFGDMMLMDWMMHSGERPEVVNNYYPSPESGGWQGGGDHGREDREGSIGESSDRS; encoded by the coding sequence TTGGTGCCCCCTGATATGGGAAAAAGAAACCATCGCCTGAAGCCTGCCCGCATCAATCCTTTGACTGCTTTTCTTTTCTTTGTCTTTCTATTCCTGATGCCGCCGAATGCCATGGCGGCACAGACCTTTGAGGACGGCCTTACCCTTTACCATCAAGGGAACCTCGAGGCGGCATTCAATGTCTTCAGGGACCTTCATCAAAGCCACCCGACTGGGACAGGAAAGCTTCTCTATTTCATGGCCCTTTCCTCGAACAGGCTTCACAGGCACCATGAAGCGCTCAGATACCTTGACGGGGCGATCCAAACAAACCCTTCCCTTTCCTTTGCCAGAAACAAGGCTCATGTGAAAACGCTGAGGGAAAGGCTTGTCAGGGAAACCAGCCAGTTCTCTCCGGATTCTTCCGGAAACCGGTTGCCACCACCAGTCTCCTCCCTCTCCGGGCTTTCACCCGAACCATCCCATGGAGGCCACTCAACCTTGATGATTGCCATGATTGTTGTCTTCGCCATCGCCCTTCTGATCTTTGTCGCAGGACGACTGGGTGAAAAGAAAAAAAACGAACTGCAAAATCAGACCAAAAGGCAAATGGAAGAGACCGGGGCCAGGCTGATTGCCGCCATCGACAAGCTCAGGGAGGAAAAAAGCTACTACCTGCTCGACCATCCCGACCAGAAAAATCTTCTGGAAAAGGCTTTTGCCAATCTTGATACATCCTATGTCCGGGTCCTGACGATCATGAAAGAAGCCGATACACAGGGGACGGACTGGGAAGACCGAAACAGGAGGTTCGAAGCGGCACTCGCTCCTGTCGATGAAGCCATCAGGCAAATTCGATTCATCATGGAACCGGGAAGTGCAGCTCTTCCCCCGTCAGGGGAAACACCGGTCCCTCCCTCCGTCAACATGCACCCGAATGCGGAGAATCAGCCCCTTACAGGGGGATCGGATCCTTCAAAGTGTATTTTTGACGGAAATGATGCTACTAACGGCAGGACCATTTCCCTTGAGCGGGATGGAAAAGTCGCGTTTGTAAGGGTCTGCCCCAAATGTCTGTCCGAAATGGAAAGCAATTATCAGAGGACCGGTAACTATGCGCCACCCCAAAACGCCTTCGGTGGCGGAATGGGCTTCATGGGGGGAGGCATGGGCTTTGGAGACATGATGCTTATGGACTGGATGATGCATTCGGGAGAGCGTCCGGAGGTGGTCAACAACTACTATCCTTCACCTGAGTCGGGAGGATGGCAGGGTGGAGGCGATCACGGCCGGGAAGATCGCGAAGGATCCATTGGTGAAAGCAGCGACCGCAGCTGA
- a CDS encoding IS3 family transposase, with product MLDSDCPELPLSTQSKLLSVSRSGLYYRAVLPSPEEISLRHRIDEITTRWPFFGSRRIAASLKREGLIVGRERVQTFMREMGIEGIHPGPNLSKRALSHKVYPYLLRNITAQYPHHIWGVDITYIRLAHGLMYLVAIIDWHSRYVVSWELDQTLEMPFVLDYVDRAFSTALPAIFNSDQGSRFTSNSYIERLLSRNIQISMDGKGRAIESLPFFQRSPFFLLIIRDIFWS from the coding sequence CTGCTCGACTCCGACTGTCCGGAACTCCCCCTCTCCACCCAATCCAAGCTTTTGAGCGTGTCTCGTTCCGGGCTCTATTACCGGGCGGTTCTCCCATCGCCAGAAGAGATTTCTCTTCGGCACCGGATTGACGAGATCACCACCCGTTGGCCTTTCTTCGGCAGTCGGCGCATTGCGGCTTCTCTCAAAAGGGAAGGACTCATTGTGGGGCGGGAGCGTGTTCAAACATTCATGCGGGAAATGGGGATCGAGGGGATCCATCCAGGGCCGAATCTCAGCAAACGGGCTCTTTCGCACAAAGTCTATCCCTATCTCCTCCGGAATATCACCGCCCAATATCCGCACCACATTTGGGGGGTCGACATTACGTATATCCGACTGGCCCACGGATTGATGTACTTGGTCGCCATTATCGACTGGCATTCCCGGTATGTCGTGTCCTGGGAACTGGACCAGACACTTGAGATGCCGTTTGTCCTGGACTATGTTGATCGGGCTTTTTCGACCGCTCTCCCTGCCATTTTCAACAGCGATCAGGGAAGCCGTTTCACCAGCAACAGCTATATCGAACGTCTCTTGTCCAGGAACATCCAGATCAGCATGGACGGAAAGGGGCGCGCCATTGAAAGTCTCCCCTTTTTTCAAAGGTCGCCATTTTTCCTACTGATTATTCGGGACATCTTTTGGAGCTGA
- a CDS encoding transposase: protein MSSVRKHYSTDLKVKIVLEILKEEKSVTQLASDHKIHYSQLLKWKKQAVEGLPDLFSDSRT, encoded by the coding sequence ATGAGTTCTGTTAGAAAGCATTACTCCACTGATTTGAAGGTCAAGATTGTTCTCGAGATTCTGAAAGAAGAAAAGAGCGTGACCCAGCTGGCTTCCGACCACAAGATCCACTATTCCCAGCTTCTGAAGTGGAAAAAACAGGCCGTGGAAGGGCTTCCGGATCTGTTTAGCGATTCTCGGACCTAA
- a CDS encoding helix-turn-helix domain-containing protein gives MNPEWEEGSENVFKDLGFSETEAEHLMIRSRLMLEVERFVERSKLSQREAAKILGITQPRLNDLLQGKIQKFSIDSLVKMLSKVGVHVDVHVSAA, from the coding sequence ATGAATCCGGAATGGGAAGAAGGATCGGAGAATGTTTTTAAGGATCTGGGATTTTCGGAGACTGAGGCGGAACATCTCATGATCCGGTCCCGCTTAATGCTCGAGGTCGAACGATTCGTGGAGAGATCGAAGTTGAGCCAAAGAGAGGCGGCAAAAATACTTGGAATTACTCAGCCCCGCTTAAATGATCTGCTTCAGGGAAAGATTCAGAAGTTCAGTATCGATTCCCTAGTGAAAATGCTTTCTAAAGTGGGAGTTCACGTGGATGTGCATGTGAGTGCTGCCTAA
- a CDS encoding type II toxin-antitoxin system RelE/ParE family toxin has product MKRVIWIGNSKKDLQQHFSRMAQREAGYQIYRLQEGFDPKDWKPLHGVGPSVREIRIHAENEYRIIYVAQFEEALYILHSFVKKTQKTPQRDLELARERLNIVLKERRT; this is encoded by the coding sequence ATGAAGCGAGTCATTTGGATCGGGAATTCGAAAAAAGATCTTCAGCAACATTTTTCCAGAATGGCTCAAAGGGAAGCCGGATACCAGATCTATCGCCTTCAGGAAGGATTCGATCCAAAAGACTGGAAGCCCTTGCATGGGGTTGGCCCTAGTGTCCGCGAGATTCGCATCCATGCGGAGAACGAATATCGGATCATCTATGTCGCACAGTTCGAGGAGGCTTTGTATATCCTTCACTCGTTCGTGAAGAAAACCCAAAAGACTCCCCAGCGGGATCTTGAGTTGGCTCGGGAAAGATTGAACATCGTTTTAAAGGAGAGACGGACATGA
- a CDS encoding IS256 family transposase yields MADINVTLNPDLLPNLLSDDGEGMKKLVESVLNQVLEAQMVEHLGADRHERSSDRTGYRNGYRERQLMTRVGTLILRVPQTRDGHFSTDLFRRYQRSEQALVLALMEMVVQGVSTRKVTHITEELCGAQFSKSTVSSLATGLSARVNHWRNRRLAGPYPFLLLDALVIQVRKDDSVVPVAALIATGISEEGQREILGLTLGDSENEASWDDMLRDLKSRGLCGVDLVVSDDHKGLKKAVQRHFQGVRWQRCQVHFLRNILGHAPASQRGSLALALGRLFRADTKEEARTIKNEIFETFEKKAPKSMECLDEGFEESLTILSFPRKYRVRLRSTNSQERLNEEVRRRERVIRIFPNEDSAIRLIGALLSEFHEQWSTGKKYFDMAEYLEWKKQEPLKTPSLLSVVE; encoded by the coding sequence ATGGCCGACATTAACGTTACCCTGAATCCGGATCTTTTGCCAAATCTTCTGTCCGATGATGGCGAAGGAATGAAAAAGCTGGTCGAATCGGTGTTGAACCAGGTTCTGGAAGCCCAGATGGTCGAGCATCTGGGGGCGGATCGTCATGAACGCTCGAGCGATCGGACGGGCTATCGAAACGGATACCGGGAACGGCAACTGATGACCCGGGTGGGAACGCTGATCCTTCGAGTTCCCCAAACCCGGGACGGACATTTTTCGACCGATCTGTTCCGACGCTACCAGCGCTCTGAACAAGCCCTGGTTCTGGCGCTGATGGAGATGGTGGTCCAGGGAGTCTCGACCCGTAAGGTCACGCATATCACGGAAGAGTTGTGTGGCGCCCAGTTTTCGAAGTCCACAGTGAGTTCCCTGGCCACGGGTCTTTCGGCCCGGGTCAACCATTGGCGAAACCGGAGGCTTGCTGGTCCGTATCCCTTTCTTCTGCTGGATGCCCTGGTGATCCAGGTGAGAAAGGACGACAGCGTGGTTCCGGTCGCCGCCCTGATCGCGACGGGAATCTCGGAAGAAGGGCAACGGGAGATCCTGGGACTCACGTTGGGAGACAGCGAAAACGAGGCTTCTTGGGACGACATGCTGCGGGACCTCAAGAGCCGGGGACTGTGTGGGGTGGACCTGGTGGTCTCCGATGACCACAAAGGGCTCAAAAAAGCCGTTCAGAGACACTTTCAGGGAGTCCGCTGGCAACGATGCCAGGTGCACTTTCTCCGGAATATTCTGGGTCATGCGCCGGCCTCTCAACGAGGGTCCCTGGCACTGGCCCTGGGACGGCTGTTTCGGGCGGACACGAAAGAGGAAGCCCGAACCATAAAGAACGAGATTTTTGAGACCTTTGAGAAGAAAGCTCCCAAGTCGATGGAGTGTCTCGATGAAGGCTTTGAGGAATCGCTCACGATTTTGTCCTTTCCCCGGAAATATCGGGTCAGGCTCAGAAGCACGAACTCCCAGGAACGACTGAATGAAGAGGTCCGAAGACGGGAACGTGTGATCCGGATCTTCCCCAACGAAGACTCGGCGATCCGACTCATTGGAGCCCTTCTCTCGGAGTTCCACGAACAATGGAGCACAGGGAAGAAGTATTTCGACATGGCCGAATATCTGGAGTGGAAGAAGCAGGAACCTCTCAAAACCCCTTCTCTCCTTTCGGTCGTCGAATAA
- a CDS encoding PEP-CTERM sorting domain-containing protein translates to MLKTNIRKDYLKYLLLTMGLLGTFLLPKSYAQATICINCGETQTLNLTPVQGGTADDLFNQFDPLPSGGATPNNFEMVFQGNVTSVIPAQPLSNYTDAFLNPNPIKVSYSASSNTTTVTFSGSNGFAYPFGNTLDPHFGLDAGLQPATPLVLSNEFWSLNGSDIQNLPAATISRLNGGNSNLPDPWAIIYLNETITGTSTTGGVWEELPFVGPLSFQVTNGSAQSLTLSDVQYFVSNTQIPLDNLNFNDYPPNSSPFILLPGLNGTVLGNGQTLDVSPTPEPSTWLLFGSGLGVLGIIAIRKKKEIRIAS, encoded by the coding sequence ATGCTCAAAACGAATATTCGTAAGGATTATTTGAAATACTTGCTTCTGACTATGGGGCTTCTCGGTACATTTCTACTGCCCAAAAGCTATGCTCAGGCAACTATTTGCATCAATTGCGGGGAGACGCAGACGCTCAATCTGACTCCCGTCCAGGGAGGAACCGCTGATGACCTTTTCAACCAGTTTGACCCTCTTCCTTCCGGAGGAGCCACTCCCAACAATTTCGAGATGGTCTTTCAGGGAAACGTCACCTCGGTCATTCCAGCACAGCCTCTTTCCAATTATACTGATGCTTTCCTTAACCCGAACCCTATCAAGGTCAGCTACAGCGCCTCCTCCAACACCACTACGGTGACATTTTCGGGAAGCAACGGATTTGCCTATCCCTTCGGAAACACCCTCGACCCCCACTTTGGGCTTGATGCCGGACTCCAGCCCGCAACTCCCTTGGTTCTCAGTAATGAATTCTGGAGTTTAAACGGATCGGACATTCAGAACCTACCGGCCGCGACCATCAGTCGTCTGAACGGGGGCAATTCCAACTTGCCCGATCCTTGGGCCATCATTTATCTCAATGAAACGATTACAGGAACTAGCACAACCGGCGGGGTCTGGGAGGAGCTTCCTTTTGTCGGGCCACTCTCTTTTCAAGTCACGAACGGTTCGGCCCAGAGCCTAACACTCTCCGACGTTCAGTATTTTGTGAGTAATACTCAAATCCCGCTCGACAACCTCAACTTCAATGATTACCCTCCAAATAGCTCTCCATTCATCCTTCTGCCCGGACTGAACGGAACAGTGCTGGGCAATGGGCAAACCCTCGATGTATCTCCGACGCCCGAACCCTCCACATGGCTTTTGTTCGGATCCGGTCTGGGCGTCTTGGGAATCATTGCTATCAGGAAAAAGAAGGAGATTCGGATCGCGTCGTAA
- a CDS encoding pirin family protein — translation MIEIVKSAERGHSNHGWLDSYHTFSFAEYYNPKQMQFGSLRVINEDRVQPGQGFGKHGHKDMEIISYVLSGALNHQDSMGNGSTIVPGDIQRMTAGSGILHSESIGSGNNPVHFLQIWVLPNRMGLTPGYEQKHFSDEDKKNMLCLLGSSDGRNGSLTIHQDVFFYGSLLEDESVLKFPLREGRMAFVQVVRGGVNLNGEILKAGDGGKILNEGLISLKGLPDAEILLFDMV, via the coding sequence ATGATTGAAATCGTGAAAAGCGCCGAACGTGGGCATTCAAATCATGGGTGGCTCGATAGCTATCATACCTTTTCATTTGCTGAATATTACAACCCTAAGCAGATGCAATTCGGCAGTTTGCGGGTTATCAATGAAGACCGCGTTCAGCCTGGACAGGGGTTTGGAAAGCACGGCCACAAAGATATGGAAATCATCAGCTATGTTTTGTCCGGTGCTCTAAATCATCAGGATAGCATGGGGAATGGCTCAACCATTGTTCCCGGAGATATTCAACGGATGACTGCGGGGTCGGGGATTTTGCACAGCGAGTCCATTGGCTCCGGAAATAATCCGGTCCATTTCCTCCAGATATGGGTTTTGCCAAACCGTATGGGCCTGACTCCAGGATATGAGCAGAAACACTTCTCCGATGAAGACAAAAAAAACATGTTGTGTCTTCTGGGGTCATCCGATGGTCGAAATGGGTCCCTGACGATCCATCAGGACGTTTTCTTTTATGGAAGCCTCCTGGAAGATGAATCTGTTTTGAAATTTCCTTTGAGGGAAGGTCGAATGGCTTTTGTCCAGGTGGTTCGAGGAGGGGTGAACCTCAACGGAGAGATACTGAAGGCTGGAGATGGTGGCAAAATTCTGAATGAAGGGCTGATTTCCTTAAAAGGGCTACCTGATGCTGAGATACTGCTCTTTGATATGGTCTGA
- a CDS encoding MFS transporter yields MALPSSPTPSRISLSGLYLVNFFLGEIIGVGVPFLTDYLKYHHWSFQEIGIATAMIGVGTVIFQGFSGVIAEVIPRHRLLMGVVILLYGASFSLLPLDVDSHALTNSFLLISGMASSFFAPLSATLAFSLSGHQLFARTMGRTQMWNHAGFLVSAMGTIFLIHHVGLWSGFVPIGLGSILAGGSIFLISQKDLIYHKMADSPLTDPSSNSEMDTIEDNRTLWNVFTDFFRDPSIRILLISTTLFQIANAPVMPLLLLYLRFLDGGNGKLGWVVFIAQAVMIPTAWWAAKYSAKWGHKIIFSIAFFVMPIRALICSFSMNTDILLASQILDGVAAGIYGVSVALIVADLTRGKKGFNMLMGLSMIAMALGSVIGPILQGISVGRVGFRFSFLVFGVVSSIAAILFFHYMPHEIRNSFGQDKRTEEPDLSKEAQIKH; encoded by the coding sequence ATGGCTCTCCCCTCTTCCCCCACTCCATCAAGGATCAGTCTCTCCGGACTTTATCTTGTGAATTTCTTTCTGGGAGAAATCATAGGCGTGGGAGTTCCCTTTTTGACCGATTACCTGAAATACCACCATTGGTCCTTTCAGGAGATCGGAATCGCTACAGCGATGATCGGTGTGGGGACGGTCATATTTCAAGGTTTTTCTGGTGTGATCGCAGAGGTGATTCCCCGTCACCGACTTCTTATGGGGGTGGTGATTTTGCTATATGGGGCCTCATTCTCCCTCCTTCCCCTTGATGTCGACAGCCATGCCCTGACAAATTCCTTTTTGTTGATATCTGGCATGGCAAGTTCCTTCTTTGCTCCCCTCTCGGCGACCCTGGCCTTTTCCCTGTCAGGACACCAACTATTTGCCAGAACAATGGGAAGAACACAGATGTGGAACCATGCAGGCTTTCTGGTTTCTGCGATGGGAACCATCTTTCTCATTCACCATGTCGGGCTATGGTCAGGGTTTGTTCCCATCGGTCTTGGATCCATTCTGGCAGGTGGATCCATTTTCCTCATTTCTCAGAAGGATCTGATTTATCACAAAATGGCGGATTCTCCTCTCACCGATCCGTCATCCAATAGTGAAATGGATACAATCGAGGACAACAGGACCCTTTGGAATGTTTTTACCGATTTCTTCCGGGATCCTTCGATCCGGATCCTTTTGATCTCGACGACGTTGTTCCAGATTGCCAATGCTCCGGTCATGCCGCTTCTGCTCCTCTATCTCAGATTCTTAGATGGCGGCAATGGAAAACTGGGCTGGGTGGTTTTTATCGCCCAGGCGGTCATGATCCCCACTGCATGGTGGGCGGCAAAATACAGCGCCAAATGGGGACATAAGATCATTTTTTCCATCGCGTTTTTTGTGATGCCCATTCGTGCGCTGATCTGCTCTTTCAGCATGAATACGGACATTCTTCTCGCCAGCCAGATTCTGGATGGAGTGGCGGCCGGAATCTACGGGGTTTCTGTGGCCTTGATTGTCGCTGACCTGACCCGGGGCAAAAAAGGGTTCAATATGTTGATGGGACTTTCGATGATCGCGATGGCTCTGGGATCTGTCATAGGGCCGATTCTTCAGGGAATATCGGTGGGAAGGGTCGGGTTCCGATTTTCTTTTCTGGTCTTTGGTGTAGTCTCATCCATTGCCGCCATTCTCTTTTTTCATTACATGCCCCACGAGATCAGAAACTCTTTTGGCCAGGATAAAAGGACGGAAGAGCCAGATCTTTCAAAAGAAGCGCAGATAAAGCATTAA